The proteins below come from a single Mya arenaria isolate MELC-2E11 chromosome 6, ASM2691426v1 genomic window:
- the LOC128238109 gene encoding alcohol dehydrogenase [acceptor]-like, which yields MGGIGENAITDFRSFEYFPPIGYLFSADIVSLDDVNSTYDYITVGGGSAGCVLASRLSEDPEIRVLLLEAGGEETKNINISIPVASPAAFNTAWDWAYHTTPQKNSGFSQLGGQNRHYWPRGKGIGGSNNLNALQYVRGSRSPIYCIKINIPVILDLPVGLIMEDHIYSFIPTTINSSEGFTGPKAQSISSIAQYMVFGEGPLSAPLIPGTAFIKSSTCETRYPDLQFNLMAALPISEDARVLVYESEGLFPETWTDGLLMATILLHTKSKGSVSLKSNDPFDYPNIDPNYFDLEEDIRKMIGKVIRKGIELLKTKPFAEIGADFSRLNVPHCTHYEFLSDEQLKCFIQHFAATLYHTSTCRMGSLHDQTSMVDPQLHVKGIRNLRVVDASVMPHVTSGNTNAPTIMIAEKAADIIRGIDSVEELRRKLKET from the exons TGGATGATGTAAACTCAACATATGATTATATTACTGTGGGCGGTGGCTCCGCCGGATGCGTGCTTGCATCCCGACTGTCGGAAGACCCGGAAATCAGAGTCCTGCTACTTGAGGCGGGTGGGGAGGAGaccaaaaacatcaacatatctaTTCCGGTCGCATCGCCAGCAGCCTTTAACACAGCGTGGGATTGGGCTTATCATACAACACCACAGAAAAACTCCGGATTCTCCCAATTAGGTGGACAGAACCGCCACTACTGGCCACGAGGGAAAGGCATTGGAGGATCCAATAATCTGAACGCACTGCAATATGTCAGAGGGAGTCG ATCGccaatatattgtattaaaattaatataccGGTTATTTTGGATTTACCTGTTGGACTTATCATGGAAGATCACATTTACTCTTTTATTCCGACGACAATCAATTCATCTGAAGGATTTACTGGACCTAAAGCGCAGTCTATTTCATCAATTGCTCAATATATGGTATTCGGTGAAGGACCCCTATCAGCACCATTGATACCTGGGACAGCTTTTATAAAATCATCCACATGTGAAACCAGGTATCCTGATCTACAGTTTAATCTAATGGCAGCATTACCAATATCTGAGGACGCGCGCGTTTTAGTATATGAATCTGAAGggttatttcctgaaacatgGACTGACGGACTTCTTATGGCGACAATATtacttcacacaaaaagtaaagGAAGTGTATCGTTGAAAAGTAATGACCCTTTCGATTATCCAAATATTGATCCTAATTATTTTGATCTCGAGGAAGATATTCGGAAAATGATAGGAAAAGTTATAAGAAAGGGTATAGAACTGCtcaaaacaaaaccatttgcCGAAATTGGAGCGGACTTCAGTCGATTAAACGTGCCTCATTGTACTCACTATGAATTTCTGTCAGACGAACAGCTCAAGTGCTTTATTCAACACTTTGCTGCGACTCTGTATCATACCTCAACCTGTAGAATGGGTTCACTACACGATCAAACTTCAATGGTCGATCCCCAGTTGCATGTGAAAGGCATCAGGAACCTCCGAGTGGTGGATGCCTCTGTCATGCCCCATGTTACTTCTGGTAACACAAATGCTCCGACAATCATGATTGCAGAAAAGGCTGCGGATATTATCAGAGGAATTGACAGCGTGGAGGAGTTGCGCAGGAAATTGAAAGAAACATGA